Proteins from a single region of Mucilaginibacter daejeonensis:
- a CDS encoding PepSY-associated TM helix domain-containing protein: MTAFKKAVLFIHRWLGFISGLVVFIVSITGCLFCFQDEIQDAMYSYRHVPVQTKPYLMPSQVRKLGEAKVSGGKAGLVTYMGADRPVIVRVNDAKKALHTLYFDPYSGKFLHDEDLRTNFFIIVEFIHLYLLLPVKIGKLVVGISVIIFVVLMITGLVLWWPKRKSDRKRSFTIKWNGRWRRVNYDLHNVLGFYATAIAIVLAITGLSFSFEWVNDGLYKAANLGRTYPNEKKEYHSDSLSKGHITSLPAVDVAYTYMRQRSPQAQMYLLFEGAGSDGALYGTAYARSLHFGHSDLYSFDQYTGKVLHFLPNAKKSAGLQLNNLNYDIHVGQIAGLPGKIIAFLVSFISASLPITGLIIWLGKRKKGTKTKKARNLSHKRAKAHVRSNPRNDIAQ, translated from the coding sequence ATGACCGCTTTTAAAAAAGCTGTATTGTTCATACACCGCTGGCTCGGATTTATCTCCGGGCTTGTGGTGTTCATAGTGAGTATCACCGGGTGCTTGTTCTGCTTTCAGGATGAGATACAGGACGCCATGTACAGCTACCGGCATGTACCGGTGCAAACTAAGCCTTACCTCATGCCCTCGCAGGTGCGCAAATTGGGGGAGGCCAAGGTATCAGGCGGCAAAGCGGGATTGGTGACCTACATGGGCGCCGACAGGCCAGTGATCGTACGGGTGAACGATGCCAAAAAGGCCTTGCACACCTTGTACTTCGACCCCTATAGCGGCAAGTTCCTGCATGATGAGGACCTGCGCACCAACTTCTTCATCATCGTGGAGTTCATTCACCTGTACCTGTTGCTGCCGGTCAAGATCGGTAAGCTGGTGGTAGGTATATCGGTCATCATTTTTGTGGTGCTCATGATCACCGGGCTGGTGCTGTGGTGGCCTAAACGCAAAAGCGACCGGAAGCGTAGTTTCACCATCAAATGGAACGGCCGCTGGCGCCGCGTGAACTATGACCTGCATAACGTATTGGGCTTTTACGCCACGGCCATTGCCATCGTTCTGGCCATCACAGGGCTGTCGTTCAGTTTTGAATGGGTGAACGATGGCTTGTACAAGGCTGCCAACCTGGGTCGCACTTATCCTAACGAAAAAAAGGAATACCACTCCGACTCATTAAGCAAAGGCCATATTACGTCGCTACCGGCAGTGGACGTGGCCTATACTTACATGCGCCAGCGATCGCCCCAGGCACAAATGTACCTGCTCTTTGAAGGTGCCGGGAGCGATGGTGCGTTGTATGGCACCGCGTATGCCAGGTCGTTACATTTTGGGCATAGCGATCTGTACAGCTTTGATCAGTATACCGGCAAGGTGCTGCACTTTTTGCCCAACGCTAAAAAGAGCGCAGGTCTGCAGCTTAACAACCTGAACTATGACATCCATGTGGGGCAGATCGCTGGGTTGCCGGGTAAGATCATTGCTTTTTTGGTGAGTTTCATCAGCGCCAGCTTACCCATTACCGGGCTTATCATTTGGCTGGGAAAACGCAAAAAAGGCACCAAGACCAAAAAGGCCCGTAACCTGTCGCACAAAAGAGCCAAAGCTCATGTAAGGTCTAACCCCCGAAACGACATCGCTCAATAA
- a CDS encoding TonB-dependent receptor, translating to MRTFYLKLSTVMVLLMATVSALAQQGRGTVKGKVLTSDNRPADNVSVGLKGTKHGTLTAENGEYNFKAPAGSYTLTVSAIGVQSQEVSVTVTANQTVTLPTISINTSMSQLEAVNVTGGKTNKLATRKSPYVAKLPLTNLENPQVYTTISKELLTEQINTNFSDILKNSSGVDKLWSSTGRAGDGAAYYQVRGFSVQPTLTNGITGLTNGDLDPANIEKVEVIKGPSGTLFGGALTNFGGLINVITKKPIDTVGGSVSYTTGNYSLSRLTADVYGPVSKDKKLLARMNAAYHYQASFQDAGFRKSFFVAPSLEYRASEKLTLNFDGEFYNYEGTNPLSVFLNRARPLIARNPSELQFDFKRSYTSNDITIKTPTVNLRAQATYKISDQWTSQTNLSRSNRKADGIYQYVSFSDVTSTAAGTIANDTLLSRLASLQNSVSTAIDIQQNFIGDFKIAGLRNRLVVGLDFLNQITNNSNSPYLTFDKVSTARNDARYTGLNYATFMSRLGASTAAYTKNRTVSDVYSVYASDVFNVTESLMAMASLRVDRFDSRGSYNFATNMMANNSVYKQTAVSPKFGLVYQIVKDQVSVFGNYMNGFRNVAPVTQPLNDISGVFKPQQANQIEGGVKVDVFQNKLNFTASYYDIKVNNTTRTAPLVRNGTTYNITIQDGKQVSRGFEMDLIANPVMGLNIVAGYSHNNSKMTESAASVLGRRPVSAGPADLVNAWISYTQPTGKLSGLGVGFGGNYAGKNIVSNDAVVGQFTLPSYTVLNSTVFYNAKQFRLGLKVDNLTNKTYYKGWTTVEMQQPRAVVANVSFKF from the coding sequence ATGAGAACATTTTACTTGAAGCTAAGCACCGTTATGGTGTTACTGATGGCCACTGTTAGCGCACTTGCGCAGCAAGGACGCGGTACGGTAAAAGGAAAGGTACTGACCTCTGACAACCGCCCGGCCGACAACGTGAGCGTTGGATTGAAAGGTACCAAACATGGCACCCTTACCGCCGAGAACGGTGAGTATAACTTCAAGGCACCGGCAGGTTCATATACTTTAACCGTATCGGCTATTGGCGTACAAAGCCAGGAGGTTTCGGTCACGGTAACGGCCAACCAAACGGTCACACTGCCTACCATCAGTATCAATACCAGCATGTCGCAGTTGGAGGCGGTGAACGTGACCGGCGGCAAGACCAATAAGTTGGCTACCCGCAAAAGTCCTTATGTGGCCAAGCTGCCGCTTACTAACCTCGAGAATCCGCAGGTATACACCACCATATCGAAAGAATTGCTCACGGAGCAGATCAATACTAATTTTAGCGACATCTTAAAGAACTCATCGGGTGTGGACAAGCTATGGTCATCAACCGGCCGAGCCGGTGACGGTGCCGCTTACTACCAGGTACGTGGTTTTTCGGTTCAGCCCACGCTAACCAACGGCATTACTGGTTTGACCAACGGCGACCTTGACCCCGCCAACATCGAGAAGGTGGAAGTGATCAAAGGCCCGTCGGGAACGTTGTTCGGCGGTGCATTGACCAACTTTGGCGGTCTCATTAACGTGATCACCAAAAAACCGATCGATACGGTTGGTGGTTCGGTAAGCTATACTACGGGTAACTACAGCCTGAGCCGTTTAACGGCCGATGTTTACGGCCCGGTTAGTAAGGACAAAAAATTACTGGCCCGCATGAACGCGGCCTACCACTATCAGGCCAGCTTTCAGGATGCCGGTTTCCGCAAGTCGTTCTTTGTGGCGCCATCACTGGAGTATCGCGCCAGCGAAAAACTGACCCTCAACTTTGATGGCGAGTTCTACAACTATGAAGGCACCAACCCTCTGTCGGTGTTCCTGAACCGTGCCCGTCCGCTGATCGCGCGTAACCCGAGTGAGCTGCAGTTCGATTTCAAGCGCTCATACACCAGTAACGATATCACCATCAAAACGCCTACCGTTAACCTGCGCGCACAAGCCACTTACAAGATATCTGATCAGTGGACCTCGCAAACCAACCTGTCGCGCAGCAACCGTAAGGCCGATGGTATATACCAGTATGTGTCGTTCTCTGATGTGACCTCTACCGCTGCCGGCACCATTGCCAATGATACCCTGTTAAGCCGCCTGGCCAGTTTGCAGAACTCGGTAAGCACGGCCATCGATATCCAACAGAACTTTATCGGCGACTTCAAGATCGCGGGTCTGCGTAACCGCTTAGTGGTAGGGCTCGACTTTTTGAACCAGATCACCAACAACAGCAACTCGCCGTACCTAACTTTTGACAAGGTAAGCACCGCCCGTAACGATGCCCGTTACACCGGCCTCAACTATGCTACCTTTATGTCGCGCCTGGGCGCATCTACCGCGGCCTATACCAAGAACCGCACGGTGAGCGATGTTTACAGCGTTTATGCTTCGGATGTGTTCAACGTGACCGAGAGCTTGATGGCCATGGCCAGCTTACGCGTGGATCGTTTCGATAGCCGCGGATCATACAACTTTGCCACCAACATGATGGCTAACAACAGCGTGTATAAGCAAACGGCGGTATCGCCCAAGTTCGGGCTGGTTTACCAGATCGTGAAGGACCAGGTATCGGTGTTCGGTAACTACATGAACGGTTTCCGCAACGTGGCGCCGGTAACGCAGCCGCTTAATGATATTTCGGGCGTGTTCAAGCCGCAACAGGCCAACCAGATCGAAGGTGGTGTTAAAGTGGACGTGTTCCAGAACAAGCTCAACTTTACCGCCAGTTACTACGACATTAAGGTGAACAACACCACTCGTACCGCACCATTGGTACGCAACGGCACCACTTACAACATCACCATACAGGATGGTAAACAAGTAAGCCGTGGTTTTGAGATGGACCTGATCGCCAACCCGGTGATGGGCCTCAACATCGTGGCCGGTTACAGCCACAACAACAGCAAAATGACCGAGAGTGCCGCTTCGGTACTTGGCCGTCGCCCGGTAAGCGCAGGACCTGCCGACCTGGTGAACGCCTGGATCAGTTACACTCAACCTACCGGTAAACTGAGCGGTTTAGGTGTGGGCTTTGGGGGTAACTATGCCGGCAAGAACATCGTTTCGAACGATGCGGTTGTGGGCCAGTTCACGCTACCATCATACACCGTATTAAATTCGACCGTATTTTACAATGCTAAACAGTTCCGCTTAGGCTTGAAAGTAGACAACCTGACCAACAAGACCTATTACAAAGGCTGGACCACTGTAGAGATGCAGCAGCCCCGCGCCGTAGTAGCTAACGTGAGCTTTAAATTTTAA
- a CDS encoding TonB-dependent receptor → MAITATAVNAQTYGTLKGKVTTSDNKPADNVSVGLRGTKYGTMTNENGEYTFRAPAGEHTLVVSQVGVQSVETSVNVIAGKTSTVPTQTLSSSVAELKEVSISAERKGRFTRKVSTDAAKIPLTNLENSQAYSTITNELLKEQQVFTVDDALRNAPGIQKLWDATGRGGDGGSYFTLRGFVVQSSLRNGVAGLVTNTVDGVNTDKVEVIKGPSGTLYGSTLPSFGGLINRVTKKPYETFGGEVSQSVGSFDFGLGKYSLNRTTIDINTPVTKDGNVLFRLNAAHNYRSSFQNYGQANNFAIAPSLSIKANDKLSFLVESEIFFGRSSSMRPFFFFYDTPKAMGVSKVSDLNIDYNQAYVNDDITQRSRSINNFVQANYKLSDKITSQTVFTSSNSFSNGASPYFYLVTDETAINGTTLPNPAGQNNYILRYDQSTANSNFNAIEVQQNFNGDFNIGQFRNRFVVGLDYQHVNSNQFYYGNYYGVAPMNSSTFNYGNMNRAAQYALTPKQFNDSNTYPYIYKTSTYSAYVSDVFNITEQLLASAGVRVDRFENGGSYNMAGGVTADPFKQTVFSPKFGLVYQAIKEQLSFFGNYQNGFVNPRPYQDVTGAFIAPKAQNANQLEGGVKVALFNGKLNGTVSYYNIKLNNMLRSLPATTNVPNPQVQDGTQKSEGFETEIIANPFDGLNIVAGFAYNYSKITKAAADVGLRPNTAGSPYLGNFYVSYRLPQTAVKGLGFGFGGNYASENKVINSESSGTFSLPSYTVLNANVFFDRAKYRLGLAANNVGNKKYYTGYTTINPQDLRQFILTAAYKF, encoded by the coding sequence TTGGCGATCACTGCGACCGCCGTTAACGCCCAGACCTACGGAACCTTGAAAGGCAAGGTGACCACTTCTGACAATAAGCCGGCCGATAACGTTTCGGTAGGCCTACGGGGTACCAAGTATGGCACCATGACCAATGAGAACGGTGAATACACCTTTAGGGCGCCAGCAGGTGAGCACACGCTGGTGGTATCGCAGGTAGGTGTGCAAAGCGTAGAAACATCAGTGAACGTTATCGCAGGTAAAACATCGACCGTTCCAACCCAGACCCTGAGCAGTAGCGTGGCCGAGTTGAAAGAGGTTAGCATCAGTGCCGAGCGTAAAGGGCGTTTCACCCGTAAAGTGAGTACCGATGCGGCCAAGATACCGCTTACCAACCTCGAGAACTCGCAGGCCTACAGCACCATCACCAATGAATTGCTTAAAGAGCAACAGGTCTTTACCGTAGATGATGCGTTGCGCAACGCACCTGGCATTCAAAAACTTTGGGACGCTACCGGTCGTGGCGGCGATGGCGGCTCGTACTTTACCCTGCGTGGTTTTGTGGTACAAAGCAGCCTGCGCAACGGCGTTGCCGGCTTAGTGACCAACACGGTGGACGGCGTGAATACAGATAAGGTTGAAGTGATCAAAGGCCCATCAGGTACTTTGTACGGTAGCACGCTGCCATCATTTGGTGGCTTGATCAACCGTGTGACCAAAAAGCCCTACGAGACCTTTGGTGGCGAGGTATCGCAAAGCGTAGGCAGTTTTGACTTCGGTTTAGGTAAATACAGTTTGAACCGTACCACTATCGATATCAATACCCCAGTAACGAAGGACGGAAATGTACTGTTCCGTTTAAATGCCGCACACAATTACCGCAGCAGTTTTCAGAACTATGGTCAGGCCAACAACTTTGCTATAGCGCCAAGCCTTTCTATCAAAGCCAATGATAAGCTGTCGTTCCTGGTAGAGTCGGAGATATTCTTTGGTCGCAGTTCGTCAATGCGTCCGTTCTTCTTCTTTTATGATACTCCCAAAGCCATGGGTGTAAGCAAGGTGAGCGATCTGAACATCGATTACAACCAGGCTTATGTCAATGACGACATCACCCAACGCTCACGCAGCATCAACAACTTTGTGCAGGCCAATTACAAGTTATCTGACAAGATCACGTCGCAAACCGTGTTCACCTCATCGAACAGTTTCTCTAATGGGGCAAGCCCATATTTTTACCTCGTGACCGACGAAACGGCCATCAACGGTACCACATTGCCTAATCCTGCGGGCCAAAACAACTATATTCTGCGTTACGATCAGTCGACCGCTAACAGCAACTTCAATGCGATCGAAGTGCAGCAAAATTTTAACGGAGACTTCAACATTGGTCAGTTCCGTAACCGTTTCGTAGTAGGCCTGGATTATCAGCACGTGAACTCTAACCAGTTCTATTACGGTAACTATTATGGCGTAGCGCCAATGAACAGCAGCACGTTCAACTACGGTAACATGAACCGCGCTGCCCAATATGCACTTACTCCAAAACAGTTCAACGATTCGAACACCTATCCTTACATCTACAAGACCAGCACTTACAGCGCTTACGTGTCTGACGTGTTCAACATCACCGAGCAATTACTGGCTTCAGCAGGTGTGCGTGTGGATCGTTTTGAGAATGGCGGCAGCTACAACATGGCAGGCGGTGTAACTGCCGACCCGTTCAAGCAAACCGTGTTCTCGCCTAAATTCGGTTTGGTTTACCAGGCCATTAAAGAGCAGCTTTCATTCTTTGGTAACTACCAAAATGGTTTCGTGAACCCACGCCCATACCAGGATGTTACCGGTGCCTTCATCGCACCAAAAGCTCAAAATGCCAATCAACTGGAAGGTGGTGTTAAGGTGGCCCTGTTCAATGGTAAACTGAACGGTACCGTGAGCTATTACAACATCAAGCTCAACAATATGCTACGCAGCTTACCGGCCACTACTAACGTGCCTAACCCGCAGGTGCAGGATGGTACCCAAAAGTCGGAAGGTTTCGAGACCGAGATCATTGCCAACCCATTTGACGGTTTGAACATAGTAGCCGGCTTTGCCTATAACTACTCTAAGATCACAAAGGCCGCTGCCGATGTAGGCCTGCGCCCTAACACGGCAGGCTCTCCTTACCTGGGTAACTTTTATGTGAGCTACCGCCTGCCGCAAACCGCCGTTAAGGGCTTAGGCTTTGGCTTTGGCGGCAACTATGCTAGCGAGAACAAAGTGATCAACAGCGAAAGCTCAGGCACTTTCTCACTGCCATCGTACACCGTATTGAACGCCAACGTTTTCTTTGATCGTGCTAAATACCGTTTGGGTTTGGCCGCCAACAACGTGGGTAACAAAAAGTACTATACCGGTTACACCACCATCAACCCGCAGGATCTGCGTCAGTTCATCCTGACCGCTGCCTATAAATTCTAA
- the hflX gene encoding GTPase HflX produces MKQKSYDTAVKQETAVLVGVITPGQTDAQTKEYLEELEFLVMTAGGNTVKTFTQRMQRPDRATFVGTGKLEEIQAFVKAEEIDIVVFDDELSPSQLRNIENELQVKILDRSNLILDIFANRAQTAQAKTQVELAQLQYLLPRLTRMWTHLERQKGGIGMRGPGESQIETDRRLILNKISLLKERLRQIDKQNETQRKNRHQLVRTALVGYTNVGKSTIMNMISKSEVFAENKLFATLDTTVRKVVVENLPFLLSDTVGFIRKLPHHLVECFKSTLDEVREADILIHVVDVSHPNFEDQINTVNETLKDLGAIDKPMITVFNKIDAYKPQQINPDEPTEPLTLEDFKHSWMASNNSPAIFISALKKENVDEFRKLLYDKVIAIHTERYPYDHLLY; encoded by the coding sequence ATGAAGCAAAAATCATATGATACTGCTGTGAAGCAGGAGACCGCTGTGCTGGTGGGTGTGATCACGCCCGGACAAACTGACGCACAGACCAAAGAATATTTAGAAGAGCTGGAGTTTTTGGTGATGACCGCCGGTGGCAATACCGTAAAGACATTTACCCAACGCATGCAGCGCCCCGACCGTGCCACCTTTGTGGGTACCGGTAAACTGGAAGAGATACAAGCTTTTGTAAAGGCCGAAGAGATAGACATCGTAGTATTTGATGACGAGCTTTCGCCATCGCAGTTGCGTAACATTGAGAACGAGCTGCAGGTGAAGATACTGGACCGCAGTAACCTTATCCTCGACATTTTTGCCAACCGTGCACAAACGGCTCAGGCCAAAACGCAGGTAGAACTGGCTCAGCTGCAATACCTGTTACCCCGCCTTACGCGTATGTGGACCCACTTGGAACGCCAAAAAGGTGGTATCGGTATGCGTGGACCGGGTGAGTCGCAGATCGAGACCGACAGGCGTTTGATCCTGAACAAGATATCGTTGCTGAAGGAGCGCCTGCGCCAGATCGATAAGCAGAACGAGACCCAACGCAAGAACCGCCATCAATTGGTGCGTACGGCGTTGGTAGGATACACTAACGTGGGCAAATCCACGATCATGAACATGATATCCAAATCGGAGGTATTTGCCGAGAACAAACTGTTTGCTACGCTGGATACTACGGTACGTAAGGTAGTGGTGGAGAATTTGCCGTTCCTGCTGTCAGATACGGTAGGTTTCATCCGCAAGCTGCCTCACCATTTGGTGGAATGCTTTAAATCGACCCTTGACGAGGTGCGCGAGGCCGATATACTGATCCATGTGGTGGATGTGTCGCATCCTAACTTTGAGGACCAGATCAACACCGTGAACGAAACGCTGAAAGATCTGGGGGCCATCGACAAACCGATGATCACCGTGTTCAACAAGATCGATGCCTACAAGCCGCAGCAGATCAACCCTGATGAGCCTACCGAGCCGTTGACGCTCGAAGATTTCAAGCACAGCTGGATGGCCAGCAATAACAGCCCGGCCATATTCATCTCGGCGCTTAAAAAGGAGAACGTTGACGAGTTCAGGAAGCTGTTGTACGATAAGGTGATCGCCATACATACCGAGCGTTACCCTTACGATCATCTGTTATACTAA